Proteins encoded in a region of the Bradyrhizobium sp. CB3481 genome:
- a CDS encoding AI-2E family transporter, which translates to MRRIDDQTFLLLLFVVTLAFGWVLYPFYGAVLWAIIVAVIFAPVNRRLLASVGGRQNLAALLTVLLVIAMVILPLAIVATSLVQEATGLFGKIQSGEYDLAGYIQRVFDALPAWAVGWLERLNLTNFAGLRETLSSSLMKGGQILAPQALSIGMNTFEFMISLGIMLYLLFFLMRDGGRLAESIKAAVPLRPDRKSALFSRFADVVRATVKGGILVAMAQGALGGLAFWFLGVHAALLWAVLMAFLSLVPAIGAGLVWVPVAIYFLATGAIWQGLGLIAYGVLVIGLVDNLLRPFLVGKDTKLPDYVVLISTLGGIDVFGLNGFVLGPLIAAIFMVSWEIFVASRRTPQDEAAGE; encoded by the coding sequence GTGCGACGAATCGACGACCAGACGTTCCTGCTTCTGCTGTTTGTCGTCACATTGGCGTTCGGCTGGGTTTTGTACCCGTTCTACGGCGCGGTGCTGTGGGCGATCATCGTCGCCGTGATCTTTGCGCCGGTGAACCGAAGGCTGCTCGCATCGGTGGGAGGCCGGCAAAATCTCGCGGCGCTGCTGACCGTCCTTCTCGTCATCGCCATGGTGATTCTGCCGCTTGCGATCGTCGCGACCTCGCTGGTCCAGGAAGCGACCGGCCTGTTCGGAAAGATCCAGTCCGGCGAATATGACCTCGCCGGCTACATCCAGCGCGTGTTCGATGCACTGCCGGCCTGGGCGGTCGGCTGGCTGGAACGCCTCAACCTGACCAACTTTGCCGGGCTTCGCGAGACCCTATCGTCCAGCCTGATGAAGGGCGGCCAGATCCTGGCACCGCAGGCGCTCAGCATCGGCATGAACACGTTCGAGTTCATGATCAGCCTCGGCATCATGCTGTACCTGCTGTTCTTCCTGATGCGCGATGGCGGCAGGCTTGCCGAAAGCATCAAGGCGGCGGTGCCGCTGCGGCCCGACCGGAAGTCAGCGCTGTTCAGCCGCTTTGCCGATGTCGTCCGCGCCACCGTCAAGGGCGGCATCCTGGTGGCGATGGCGCAGGGCGCGCTCGGCGGCCTCGCCTTCTGGTTCCTCGGCGTTCACGCCGCGCTGCTATGGGCCGTGCTGATGGCATTCCTGTCACTGGTGCCCGCGATCGGCGCCGGCCTCGTCTGGGTCCCCGTCGCGATCTATTTTCTCGCCACCGGCGCGATCTGGCAGGGCCTTGGCCTGATCGCCTATGGCGTGCTGGTCATCGGCCTCGTCGACAATCTGCTGCGGCCGTTCCTCGTCGGCAAGGATACCAAGCTGCCGGATTACGTCGTGCTGATCTCGACGCTCGGCGGCATCGACGTGTTCGGCCTCAACGGTTTTGTGCTGGGGCCGCTGATCGCCGCGATCTTCATGGTGAGCTGGGAAATTTTCGTCGCGTCGCGGCGGACGCCGCAGGATGAGGCGGCGGGTGAATAG
- a CDS encoding GNAT family N-acetyltransferase, whose protein sequence is MNTFTIRAMRPDEIPIAIEWAAAEGWNPGLGDAACFATVDPQGFLIGELDGQPAATVSCINYDARFAFLGFYIVRPDLRGKGFGLQIWNAAIAHAGSRVIGLDGVVAQQDNYRKSGFALAYANIRYGGVAIAPHAPRSDVVALGDVPFADVAADDATVFPAPRSSFLRAWIGASGHVGSALMRDGKLAGWGVIRPCRRGRKIGPLVADDRATAEAVLSALLARTGGGEIFLDVPSVNREAIALAESLGLAPVFETARMYTGAIAPLRLERVFGVTSFELG, encoded by the coding sequence ATGAACACCTTCACCATCCGCGCCATGCGACCCGACGAAATCCCGATCGCAATCGAATGGGCCGCGGCCGAAGGCTGGAATCCAGGCCTTGGCGATGCCGCCTGTTTTGCCACCGTCGATCCGCAAGGTTTTCTGATCGGCGAGCTCGACGGCCAGCCGGCGGCCACCGTCTCCTGCATCAATTACGACGCGCGCTTTGCCTTCCTCGGCTTCTATATCGTGCGGCCTGATTTGCGCGGCAAAGGCTTTGGCTTGCAAATATGGAATGCGGCGATCGCGCATGCAGGATCGCGCGTGATCGGGCTCGATGGCGTGGTGGCGCAGCAGGACAATTACAGGAAGTCTGGTTTTGCACTTGCTTACGCCAACATCCGCTATGGCGGCGTGGCCATAGCGCCGCATGCGCCGCGGAGCGATGTCGTCGCGCTCGGCGACGTGCCGTTCGCAGATGTCGCTGCGGACGATGCAACGGTGTTTCCAGCGCCGCGATCTTCCTTTTTGCGCGCGTGGATCGGCGCATCAGGACATGTCGGGAGCGCGCTGATGCGGGACGGGAAACTTGCGGGCTGGGGCGTGATCCGCCCGTGCCGCAGGGGACGGAAGATCGGGCCGCTGGTGGCGGATGACCGCGCGACGGCCGAAGCGGTGCTGTCGGCGCTGCTCGCCAGGACGGGCGGCGGTGAGATTTTTCTCGATGTGCCCAGCGTCAACCGCGAGGCGATCGCGCTGGCGGAAAGTCTTGGGCTTGCGCCGGTGTTCGAGACCGCGCGCATGTATACCGGCGCGATCGCGCCATTGCGGCTGGAGCGGGTGTTCGGGGTTACCAGCTTCGAATTGGGATAG
- a CDS encoding MFS transporter has product MFIPDSRRAWIRLAVAVLIGSLGSVGMWSVVVALPVVQTEFAASRGTASLAFTMIMLGFGSGAVLTGKITDRYGIVTAIGLGIGILGLGYVVAGMSTSIWHFILVHFAIGLSSSATFGPLMAEASHWFVRYRGLAVAVAASGNYIGGAVWPPLVNYGIETMGWRTTHIVLGIFTAVAMTLALVVLRLLMGAGGQRDHQNAAPPRVDLRISTNALTAILSLAAIACCVAMSMPQVHIVAYCGDLGYGVARGAEMLSLMLGFGIISRIGSGFLADKIGGIRTLLIGSVAQGTALLFYLFFDSLTSLYVISAMFGLFQGGIVPSYAIIVREAMPAAEAATRVGIVIFASVFGMSFGGWISGAIFDATGSYTAAFANGLAWNALNIGIMLLLLMRARAYSAKVGTGFAA; this is encoded by the coding sequence CTGTTCATTCCCGACTCGCGCCGGGCGTGGATACGCCTTGCCGTCGCCGTGCTGATCGGCTCGCTCGGCAGCGTCGGCATGTGGTCGGTGGTGGTCGCGCTGCCGGTGGTGCAGACCGAGTTCGCGGCCAGCCGCGGCACCGCCTCGCTCGCCTTCACCATGATCATGCTCGGCTTCGGTTCCGGCGCGGTGCTGACCGGCAAGATCACCGATCGCTACGGCATCGTCACCGCGATCGGGCTCGGCATCGGCATTCTCGGCCTCGGCTATGTGGTCGCGGGAATGTCGACCTCGATCTGGCATTTCATCCTGGTGCATTTCGCGATCGGACTGTCGTCGTCGGCCACTTTCGGCCCACTGATGGCGGAGGCCTCGCACTGGTTCGTCCGCTACCGCGGGCTTGCCGTCGCGGTCGCTGCCAGCGGCAATTATATCGGCGGCGCGGTCTGGCCGCCGCTGGTCAATTACGGCATCGAGACGATGGGCTGGCGCACCACCCATATCGTGCTCGGTATCTTCACGGCGGTGGCCATGACGCTGGCGCTGGTCGTCTTGCGCCTGTTGATGGGGGCAGGTGGGCAGCGCGACCACCAGAACGCGGCGCCGCCGCGCGTCGACCTGCGGATATCCACCAATGCGCTGACGGCGATCCTCTCGCTCGCCGCGATCGCCTGCTGCGTCGCGATGTCGATGCCGCAAGTTCACATCGTCGCCTATTGCGGCGATCTCGGTTATGGCGTGGCGCGCGGCGCCGAGATGCTCTCGCTGATGCTGGGATTCGGCATCATCAGCCGGATCGGCTCCGGTTTTCTTGCCGACAAGATCGGCGGCATCCGCACGCTCTTGATCGGCTCGGTGGCGCAGGGCACCGCGCTGTTGTTCTATCTGTTCTTCGACAGCCTGACCTCGCTCTACGTCATCTCGGCGATGTTCGGCCTGTTCCAGGGCGGCATCGTGCCGAGCTACGCCATCATCGTCCGCGAGGCGATGCCGGCCGCGGAAGCCGCGACCCGCGTCGGCATCGTGATCTTCGCCTCCGTGTTCGGCATGTCGTTCGGCGGCTGGATTTCCGGCGCGATCTTCGACGCCACCGGCTCCTACACCGCCGCGTTTGCCAATGGCCTGGCGTGGAACGCACTCAACATCGGCATCATGCTGCTGCTGTTGATGCGCGCGCGCGCGTATTCCGCAAAAGTGGGTACCGGTTTTGCGGCTTGA
- a CDS encoding cupredoxin family protein, with protein MKKIMTVSLALIAVSAWTPLAFGHDKHAHEAYSAGEPGDPRKPSRTVEIDMSEMKYAPASIEVKRGEQIRFVLRNVGQDDHEFLLATTEENLKHAEDMQKHPHMDHEEPNAVRLTPKKSAEIVWKFSKSGTFEYSCLIPGHRENGMIGQVTVK; from the coding sequence ATGAAGAAGATCATGACGGTCAGCCTCGCCCTGATCGCGGTTTCGGCATGGACGCCACTGGCATTCGGCCACGACAAGCACGCCCATGAAGCCTATTCGGCAGGCGAGCCCGGCGACCCCAGGAAACCCTCACGCACTGTCGAGATCGACATGAGCGAGATGAAGTATGCGCCCGCAAGCATCGAGGTGAAGCGCGGCGAGCAGATCCGCTTCGTGCTTCGCAATGTCGGCCAGGATGATCACGAGTTCCTGCTCGCCACCACGGAAGAGAACCTGAAGCACGCCGAGGACATGCAAAAGCACCCGCACATGGACCACGAGGAGCCGAACGCCGTGCGGCTCACGCCGAAGAAATCCGCCGAGATCGTCTGGAAGTTCAGCAAATCAGGCACGTTCGAATATTCGTGCCTGATCCCCGGCCACCGCGAGAACGGCATGATCGGCCAGGTGACAGTGAAGTAA
- the flhA gene encoding flagellar biosynthesis protein FlhA, producing the protein MDASAVPHFRTGGPSAAAKTFGARGRQSRGDAATMVDVTAGQGGAGPSTKFPSLGEIGEILKRGDLALAFGVLVILVVLILPLPSLVLDLFLAISITVSILILMTSLFIQAPLEFSAFPTVLLISTMLRLSLNMASTRLILSHGHEGTAAAGHVIEAFGNFVMSGNFVIGIIVFAILVIVNFVVITKGSGRIAEVAARFQLDSMPGKQMAIDADLSAGLIDEKTAKERRKALEDESGFFGAMDGASKFVRGDAIAGLLIVFINIVGGIIIGVAQQGMSFGDAARTYTVLTVGDGLVTQVPALIVSTAAGLLVSKAGITGAADKALIKQLSGYPQALGMSAGVMLVLALLPGIPMLPFLALGGGAAALAWKARNHNKVVKAREAAAAAAPDAAAAAAQATAEEPIATALKIDDLKIELGYALLPLVNGPDGTDRLTEQIKALRRSLAIEMGFVMPAVRILDNVQLEANTYIIKIKEVDAGSGKIWPNQFMVMDPAGNQVGVPGIHTVEPTFGLPATWVDAALKEEASLKGYTVVDAATVLSTHLTELLKNNMSDLLSYGEVQKLLKDLPKEQGELVKDIVPSQVTVSGIQRVLQLLLAERISIRDLSTILEGIADALAFSRNPATMVEHVRARLARQICAQNTTYNGYLPLIALSARWEQAFAESIVGQGEERSLAMQPSKLSEFMTAVRNAFEQAAREGEAPVLVTSAAIRPFVRSLVERFRSQTTVLSQAEIHPRARLKTVGSV; encoded by the coding sequence GTGGACGCCAGTGCGGTGCCTCACTTTCGAACCGGCGGCCCGTCGGCCGCCGCGAAGACGTTTGGCGCCCGTGGGCGCCAGTCGCGGGGGGATGCGGCTACCATGGTCGATGTCACGGCAGGTCAGGGCGGCGCCGGCCCGAGCACCAAATTTCCGAGCCTTGGCGAAATCGGCGAGATCTTGAAGCGCGGCGATCTGGCGCTGGCGTTCGGCGTCCTGGTTATCCTGGTCGTCCTGATCCTGCCCCTGCCCTCGCTGGTGCTCGACCTGTTCCTGGCGATCTCGATCACGGTCTCGATCCTGATCCTGATGACCTCGCTGTTCATCCAGGCGCCGCTCGAATTCTCGGCGTTTCCGACCGTGCTGCTGATCTCGACCATGTTGCGGCTGTCGCTGAACATGGCCTCGACCCGGCTGATCCTCTCGCACGGCCATGAGGGCACCGCGGCCGCCGGCCACGTCATCGAGGCCTTCGGCAATTTCGTGATGTCAGGTAATTTCGTGATCGGAATTATCGTGTTCGCGATCCTGGTCATCGTGAACTTCGTCGTGATCACCAAGGGTTCGGGCCGCATCGCCGAAGTCGCCGCCCGCTTCCAATTGGACTCGATGCCCGGCAAGCAGATGGCGATCGACGCCGACCTCTCCGCCGGCCTGATCGACGAAAAGACCGCAAAGGAACGGCGCAAGGCGCTGGAAGACGAAAGCGGCTTCTTCGGCGCCATGGACGGCGCCTCGAAATTCGTCCGCGGCGACGCCATCGCGGGCCTTTTGATCGTTTTCATCAACATCGTCGGCGGCATCATCATCGGCGTGGCGCAGCAGGGCATGAGCTTCGGCGACGCCGCTCGCACCTATACCGTGCTGACCGTCGGCGACGGCCTCGTCACCCAGGTACCGGCGCTGATCGTCTCGACCGCGGCGGGCCTCCTCGTCTCCAAGGCCGGCATCACCGGTGCCGCCGACAAGGCGCTGATAAAGCAGCTCTCGGGCTATCCGCAGGCACTCGGCATGTCGGCCGGCGTGATGCTGGTGCTGGCGCTCTTGCCGGGAATTCCGATGCTGCCCTTCCTGGCGCTCGGCGGCGGCGCCGCCGCGCTGGCCTGGAAGGCGCGCAACCACAACAAGGTCGTCAAGGCACGGGAAGCGGCTGCCGCTGCCGCACCCGATGCCGCCGCCGCAGCCGCCCAGGCGACGGCCGAGGAGCCGATCGCCACCGCGCTCAAGATCGACGACCTCAAGATCGAGCTCGGTTACGCGCTGCTGCCGCTGGTCAACGGCCCTGACGGCACCGACCGCCTGACCGAGCAGATCAAGGCGCTGCGCCGCTCGCTGGCGATCGAGATGGGCTTTGTGATGCCGGCGGTGCGCATCCTCGACAACGTCCAACTCGAAGCCAACACCTACATCATCAAGATCAAGGAAGTGGATGCCGGCTCGGGCAAGATTTGGCCGAACCAGTTCATGGTCATGGACCCCGCCGGCAACCAGGTCGGCGTGCCCGGCATCCACACCGTCGAGCCGACCTTTGGCCTACCCGCCACCTGGGTCGACGCCGCGCTGAAGGAAGAGGCCTCGCTGAAGGGCTATACCGTGGTCGACGCTGCAACCGTGCTGTCGACCCATCTGACCGAGCTGCTCAAGAACAACATGAGCGACCTGCTGTCCTATGGCGAGGTGCAGAAGCTCCTCAAGGACCTGCCGAAGGAACAGGGCGAGCTGGTCAAGGACATCGTGCCGAGCCAGGTCACGGTATCAGGCATCCAGCGCGTACTCCAACTCTTGTTGGCCGAGCGCATCTCGATCCGCGACCTCTCGACCATCCTGGAAGGCATCGCCGATGCGCTCGCCTTCTCGCGCAACCCGGCGACCATGGTCGAGCATGTCCGTGCCCGCCTCGCCCGCCAGATCTGTGCACAGAATACCACATACAACGGCTACCTGCCCCTGATCGCGCTGTCGGCGCGCTGGGAGCAGGCGTTTGCGGAATCGATCGTAGGCCAAGGCGAAGAGCGCAGCCTCGCCATGCAACCCTCGAAGCTCTCCGAGTTCATGACCGCGGTCCGCAACGCCTTCGAACAGGCCGCCCGCGAGGGCGAGGCGCCGGTGCTGGTCACCTCGGCGGCGATCCGCCCGTTTGTCCGCTCGCTGGTCGAGCGCTTCCGCTCGCAGACCACCGTGCTGTCGCAGGCCGAAATCCATCCGCGCGCGCGGCTCAAGACCGTCGGAAGCGTGTAA
- a CDS encoding tetratricopeptide repeat protein: MTRRSSLRLLVGACILAATGAAVADAFAETPSCSPALVETAAELAGTSAAVADTPAEAPSCSLALVETAPGQVIAPCSKIIDDASTSPADRGRALFTRGKGYHNTKRFNLARQDYDAAIPLTPTNEELFASRANIAFRARRWQEGVKFLQQALKLNPSNAHVLRMVGSQLEMSGDREQAHHYYTLALQSDPNEAYALLFRSKNSVRRLQFDEALKDADALVAMAPAAINRQGYLDCKGDRLDFHIIALDHRADVHDALGRPDRAEQDLTAAITYSRSALSLAARGKYLAYKRGRDQDAASDLDEAISLGSDDSRAFHARGMVYVLRRQYEPAFAAFDRALKLDPHFASALRMRARMYREFDKTELAVADMRDAVMNSPAVLEETMPALMKAGYWRSREVPNEMTPALEDAIRACMLDKTCN, encoded by the coding sequence ATGACGCGGCGTTCCAGCCTGCGCCTGCTGGTGGGCGCCTGCATCCTTGCAGCGACCGGTGCTGCCGTCGCGGACGCGTTCGCTGAAACGCCGTCATGCTCGCCGGCGCTGGTCGAGACCGCAGCCGAGCTTGCAGGGACCAGCGCTGCGGTTGCGGACACGCCCGCTGAAGCGCCGTCATGCTCGCTGGCGCTGGTCGAGACCGCACCCGGGCAGGTCATAGCGCCCTGTTCGAAAATCATCGACGACGCCTCGACGTCGCCTGCCGATCGCGGACGCGCGCTGTTCACCCGCGGCAAGGGCTATCACAACACCAAGCGTTTCAATCTCGCCCGCCAGGACTATGATGCGGCGATCCCGCTGACGCCGACCAATGAAGAGCTGTTCGCGTCGCGTGCCAACATCGCCTTTCGCGCAAGACGCTGGCAGGAAGGCGTGAAGTTTCTGCAACAGGCACTCAAGCTCAATCCATCTAACGCTCACGTCCTTCGCATGGTCGGCTCGCAGTTGGAGATGTCCGGCGACCGGGAGCAGGCCCATCACTACTACACGCTGGCGCTGCAATCGGATCCGAACGAGGCTTATGCGCTGCTGTTCCGCAGCAAGAACAGCGTCCGACGGCTGCAATTCGACGAGGCCCTGAAGGACGCCGACGCACTGGTGGCAATGGCACCCGCCGCGATCAATCGCCAGGGATATCTCGACTGCAAGGGCGATCGGCTGGATTTCCATATCATTGCTCTGGACCACCGCGCCGACGTTCATGATGCGCTCGGCCGGCCCGATCGCGCCGAGCAGGACCTCACCGCGGCGATCACCTACAGCCGCTCCGCCCTGTCATTGGCCGCGCGGGGCAAGTACCTCGCCTACAAGCGCGGCCGCGACCAGGATGCCGCGTCAGACCTCGATGAGGCGATCTCCCTCGGCTCGGACGATTCGCGCGCCTTCCATGCCCGCGGCATGGTCTATGTCCTGCGTCGCCAATACGAGCCGGCATTCGCCGCCTTCGACCGCGCGCTGAAGCTCGACCCGCATTTTGCATCCGCCTTGCGCATGCGGGCGCGGATGTACCGGGAATTCGACAAGACCGAGCTCGCGGTCGCTGACATGCGCGATGCGGTCATGAACAGCCCGGCGGTGCTTGAGGAGACCATGCCGGCGCTGATGAAGGCCGGCTACTGGCGATCGCGCGAAGTCCCCAACGAAATGACGCCGGCGCTGGAAGATGCCATCCGTGCCTGCATGCTCGACAAGACTTGCAATTGA
- a CDS encoding anti-sigma factor, with the protein MAHSEDHIALAAEYALGTLDADERAQVETMMAADSEFTAIVHAWEHRLGVLNQMVGSIEPRPIVWENIKAAIGHSTEQRAPRVLPETPPAPSAPEPPAEPVVAQAPPGADAPPAAEAPAAVAPAPPTAAQPTADNSNIIQLSDARARRWRNVASIATAVAAALVGILAVQVYQPDRLPEALRPKPRIQTVEVKVPAPPQLASGQYVALLQRDAGSPAFILTIDAATKNFTVRRVGAGAEPGKSFELWLISDKLPQPRSLGVIGGSDFTARPVLAGYDAGTINAATYAVTVEQAGGSPTGQPTSAPIYTGKLIETVPAR; encoded by the coding sequence ATGGCCCATAGCGAAGACCATATCGCGCTCGCCGCGGAATACGCACTCGGCACCCTCGATGCCGACGAGCGCGCGCAGGTCGAGACCATGATGGCCGCAGATAGCGAATTCACCGCGATCGTCCACGCGTGGGAGCACCGGCTTGGTGTCCTCAATCAGATGGTCGGCTCGATCGAGCCGCGGCCGATCGTGTGGGAGAACATCAAGGCCGCGATCGGCCATTCGACCGAGCAACGCGCGCCGCGGGTGCTGCCCGAGACGCCGCCGGCTCCATCAGCGCCTGAGCCGCCGGCTGAACCTGTGGTGGCCCAGGCGCCGCCAGGTGCTGACGCGCCGCCAGCTGCTGAGGCGCCTGCAGCCGTCGCGCCGGCCCCCCCAACTGCGGCGCAGCCCACCGCTGACAATTCCAATATCATCCAATTGTCGGACGCCCGCGCCAGGCGCTGGCGCAATGTCGCTTCCATCGCTACCGCAGTCGCCGCGGCGCTGGTCGGCATCCTGGCGGTGCAGGTCTATCAGCCCGATCGGTTGCCCGAAGCGCTGCGGCCGAAGCCGCGCATCCAGACCGTCGAGGTGAAGGTACCGGCGCCGCCTCAGCTGGCCTCAGGGCAATATGTCGCGCTGTTGCAGCGCGACGCCGGCTCGCCCGCTTTCATCCTGACGATCGACGCCGCGACCAAGAATTTCACGGTCCGCAGAGTCGGCGCCGGCGCCGAGCCCGGCAAGAGCTTTGAGCTCTGGCTGATCTCCGACAAGCTGCCGCAACCGCGCTCGCTAGGCGTGATCGGCGGCAGCGATTTCACCGCGCGTCCCGTGCTAGCCGGCTACGACGCCGGCACGATCAACGCCGCGACCTATGCCGTCACCGTCGAGCAGGCCGGCGGCTCGCCGACGGGCCAGCCGACCTCGGCGCCGATCTATACCGGCAAGCTGATCGAGACCGTGCCGGCACGGTAG
- a CDS encoding sigma-70 family RNA polymerase sigma factor translates to MLTPAELVWLIAAVAKGDQAAFERLYGATRAKLFGVVLRILRRQDLAEEVIQEAYVKIWNSAGQFNPALSSPITWMASIARNRAIDVVRKKSESSIEEEPAAMEVAADSPDPLARREMTEELKRLLECVGRLEPDRQKLVLLAYYNGWSREQLAAKFETPVNTVKTWLRRSMMEIRECLGL, encoded by the coding sequence ATGCTGACGCCAGCGGAGCTGGTCTGGCTGATTGCCGCGGTGGCGAAGGGGGATCAGGCCGCTTTTGAGCGCCTTTACGGCGCCACGCGCGCGAAACTCTTCGGCGTCGTGCTCCGTATCTTGCGGCGTCAGGACCTTGCGGAGGAGGTCATTCAGGAAGCCTACGTCAAGATCTGGAACAGCGCCGGCCAGTTCAATCCGGCCCTGTCTTCGCCGATTACGTGGATGGCGTCGATCGCGCGCAACCGGGCGATCGACGTGGTGCGCAAGAAGAGCGAAAGCTCGATCGAGGAGGAGCCCGCCGCCATGGAAGTGGCGGCCGATTCGCCCGATCCCTTGGCGCGGCGCGAGATGACGGAAGAGTTGAAGCGGTTGCTGGAATGCGTCGGCCGTCTTGAGCCGGACCGGCAGAAGCTCGTGCTGCTCGCCTATTACAACGGCTGGAGCCGCGAACAGCTTGCCGCCAAGTTCGAGACGCCGGTGAATACGGTGAAGACGTGGCTGCGCCGCAGCATGATGGAAATAAGGGAGTGTCTCGGGCTGTAG
- a CDS encoding tetratricopeptide repeat protein, with translation MEQRSQARVARARELLSIPRLTAAIGELDTAIADDPRNSAALLLRGRLKIQGRLDEAIADMDRVLQLDPDNSNAHATKAFALQGQNDEWALAEASKALGNDPRNADAFWIRASVLARVGKLTEAEQDLDAAIALEPDVSRTLLRRAGIRAQMGKADDAVRDASAVLALGPDMIALQLRAVIRGRSGDFAGAIDDLNAILGPPEEPRDVSVLPHMVDLYVQRALALTRTGQVAHAKRDLDMMIKLGGPRAVLQMQIYLRNHGFPDLALDGKRSDQFDDALTACFINDACGRGIAIPG, from the coding sequence TTGGAGCAGCGCTCGCAGGCGCGGGTCGCGCGTGCCCGCGAACTGCTTTCAATCCCGCGGCTCACTGCCGCAATCGGCGAATTGGATACGGCTATTGCGGATGACCCGCGCAACAGCGCCGCCCTGCTGCTGCGGGGACGCCTCAAGATACAGGGGCGGCTCGACGAAGCCATCGCCGACATGGACCGTGTGTTGCAGCTCGATCCGGACAATTCCAATGCCCATGCCACGAAGGCCTTCGCTCTTCAGGGTCAGAACGACGAATGGGCCCTTGCCGAGGCGAGCAAGGCACTGGGAAATGATCCCAGGAATGCGGATGCGTTCTGGATCCGGGCCTCGGTGCTCGCACGCGTTGGCAAGTTGACCGAGGCCGAACAGGATTTGGACGCCGCCATCGCGCTGGAGCCGGACGTCTCGAGAACGCTGCTGCGGCGCGCCGGAATCCGCGCTCAAATGGGCAAGGCCGATGACGCGGTGCGCGATGCCTCCGCCGTGCTGGCGCTCGGCCCTGACATGATCGCGCTTCAGCTTCGCGCGGTCATTCGCGGACGATCCGGCGACTTTGCCGGCGCGATCGATGATCTCAACGCCATCCTGGGACCGCCGGAAGAGCCACGGGACGTGTCCGTCCTCCCCCATATGGTCGATCTGTATGTACAGCGGGCCCTTGCGCTGACGCGAACCGGACAGGTGGCGCACGCAAAGCGCGATCTTGATATGATGATCAAGCTCGGCGGACCGCGCGCCGTTCTGCAAATGCAGATCTATCTTCGCAATCACGGCTTCCCGGACCTGGCCCTGGACGGCAAGCGTTCCGACCAGTTCGACGACGCGCTGACGGCCTGCTTCATCAACGACGCCTGCGGCCGCGGCATCGCGATTCCGGGATAG
- a CDS encoding dienelactone hydrolase family protein — protein MLIVGCAIGALTANARAASLQRVEFANASQRLLSGNVIEGERIEGYLARPDGAGPFPAVVVLHGCAGMHDTTRQKLTDDLVGRGYVVLLVDSYATRRIVEACTLTAFATFLKRRPDAYGALLFLGGQAFVDPQRVAVVGFSAGARVTLSVAGPNSFELFLPPSELRFRAAAAFYPPCKDPWTARPAIPTLIFIGALDDWTPAAGCTDKVASWGKDGPPIELIVYPGVYHGFYYLHLQPGRTMFDHWLEYNGEAADDASRRLQQFLDRHLK, from the coding sequence ATGCTGATCGTTGGCTGCGCCATAGGCGCGCTGACGGCTAATGCACGAGCTGCATCCCTGCAACGCGTCGAGTTCGCCAACGCTTCTCAGCGGCTCCTTTCCGGCAACGTCATCGAAGGCGAGCGCATCGAGGGTTATCTGGCGAGGCCGGATGGGGCGGGTCCTTTTCCCGCCGTCGTCGTCCTGCATGGCTGCGCCGGCATGCATGACACGACAAGGCAAAAGCTGACCGATGATCTTGTCGGCCGCGGCTATGTCGTCCTGCTGGTCGACAGCTATGCGACGCGCCGCATCGTTGAGGCCTGCACCTTAACCGCGTTTGCCACCTTCCTGAAACGCAGGCCGGATGCCTATGGGGCACTGCTCTTCCTGGGCGGCCAGGCTTTCGTCGATCCGCAACGCGTGGCGGTGGTCGGCTTCTCGGCGGGCGCTCGCGTGACCCTCTCGGTGGCGGGGCCGAATTCGTTCGAACTGTTCCTTCCGCCAAGCGAGTTGCGGTTCCGCGCAGCCGCAGCGTTTTATCCGCCATGCAAGGATCCATGGACCGCGCGCCCGGCAATCCCGACGCTCATCTTCATCGGCGCCCTCGACGATTGGACGCCGGCAGCGGGCTGCACCGACAAGGTCGCGAGCTGGGGCAAGGACGGGCCGCCGATCGAGCTGATCGTCTATCCCGGCGTGTATCACGGATTCTATTACCTGCACCTGCAGCCCGGCAGGACCATGTTCGATCACTGGCTGGAATACAATGGCGAGGCGGCCGATGATGCAAGCCGCCGCCTGCAGCAGTTTCTCGATCGCCATCTCAAATGA